The stretch of DNA GGGAAGAAGTATTCGGCAAAGGACTGGGAACAGACGAATTGTTTATGGCGTGGTACTTCGCCAGATACACAAATGCCGTTGCAGAAGCGGGCAAGAAAGAGTATCAGATTCCTATGTATGTTAACGCAGCTCTGATACGCCCCGGCTACAAGCCCGGACAATATCCGAGCGCCGGTCCTCTCCCGCATCTTTTCGACGTCTGGAAAGCTGCCGCCCCGGCGATCGATTTCCTTTCCCCCGACATCTATTTCAAGAATTTTCTCGAGTGGGCCACACTCTATAATCGCCCGGGTAATCCCTCTTCGTGCCGGAAGCCAGCAATGCTCAGAGCATGGCAAATGCGTTTTATGCCATGGGGCAGCTGAACGCGATGGGCTATAGCCCGTTTTCCATCGAATCACTTGAACATCCCGAAAACAACGATGTGTCGCGGGCGTACGATGTTCTGAAACAGCTCACTCCGCTCATCATCGCCGGCCAGGGGAACGGAACGATAGCGGGCGTTTTGCTCGACAGCGCGGCTCAGAAAGCAGAGGTCCCGCTCGGTGACTTTATATTCACCATACGGCATGAATACAGCTGGCCCTACGCTGCGAAGAGCGAGGGGGAGAACCCGCGATTCGGATGCCTGATCGTGATGGTTTCGTCGAATGTGTATTTTGTCGCAGGCAGGGGTGTCGTTGTCACGTTTCAACCCCGATCCAACGACGGCACCATAGCCGGGATCGGCACGATGGAGTCAGGCCGGTTCGTTGACAGGCAGTGGGCCCCGGGCATCCGCATGAACGGAGATCAAACTCATCAGGGGAGACACATGAATCTCCCCGGCAACACGTATAGCATCCAAAAAGTAGTACTCTACAAGTACAAATGAGGCAAGAACCGTTGTCACTCCCGACTTGCCCCCGAATTCTCTCTTCGTGGATGGTTGTTTCGGCCTGCCCGCGTTCATCAACCAAGTGAGCCAGGCGGTAAAAAGGAGACCGTGAGGGTTCGCGGATAGCTTCGTTACAAACGACTACTGATTGATCAGCCGAAGGACATATGAAACACTATAACAAGACTTATGCAGTTTCTCTCGCTCCCACTGGGCTTTTTTTCCTCGCTTTGTCGATCGGATGCTCGCTGAACACTCAAGCGCAGACGTTTTTAGTGCGAGGGAATGTGATCGCGTCAAGATATCCTGTGAAGAATGCTTCGGTTACCTTTGTTAATAGCGCCGACACTACACAGCGATTCTCCGCTCTGACAGACGCCTCGGGCAATTACCAGATTGGCTTACCGACATCTGTAGAATCCAATACAAGTACTTCTCCTGCAAGATTTGAACTTGCTCAGGCCTATCCGAATCCGTTTTCTTCTTCAGCGGCGATACCATACCAGATCAAGAAGGAATCTGATGTTCAGATTACGATCTATGATATTCTAGGGCGAGCGGTGAAAACGTTCAACGTCGGGCAGCAGTCTGTCGGGTTGCACAGTG from Ignavibacteriales bacterium encodes:
- a CDS encoding DUF5597 domain-containing protein; its protein translation is MANAFYAMGQLNAMGYSPFSIESLEHPENNDVSRAYDVLKQLTPLIIAGQGNGTIAGVLLDSAAQKAEVPLGDFIFTIRHEYSWPYAAKSEGENPRFGCLIVMVSSNVYFVAGRGVVVTFQPRSNDGTIAGIGTMESGRFVDRQWAPGIRMNGDQTHQGRHMNLPGNTYSIQKVVLYKYK